The genomic region GCAGCACGGTGCCCAGGCCGCACAACACCCCCAGCACGTATACGGTCAGGGCGGCTACCTGGCTGGTGGCATCGCGGCTATTTCTGAGCGAGTACACCGCCAGTCCGGCCACCGCCAAAAGACCTGCCGCCGGCAACCACAAATTCGGCCCAAGGGCGCTCACTCCGCCCAGCAATCCCAGCAGGGTGAAGGTACGTACCCCCCCGATGGCCGAGCCCTGGCGCTCCACTTTGGCCCGTTCGCGCTCGAGGCCCACCGCAAACCCAATCAGGGTGGCGGCCAGTAAATGCCACAGCAGCGTCTGCACATCATTACGCTACTCCTTTTGCCGCAGGACAAAGCCCCCACCCCCATCAACCCCCCGGAAGAGGCAGGTTTGCCCGCACCGTTGTACCGGCACCGGGGCTGCTGACAACCTCAAAGCGACCCCCCAGGCGCTCGATGCGCTCCCGCATGGAAACCAGACCCAGGTGGCCCGAATACTCGCGCTGGCTATCAAACCCCACCCCATCGTCGCAAATCTCGAGCTGTACCATACCGTTTGCCTGCTGCAAGCGCAGGTGCGCTTTGTGGGCTTTGGCGTGCTTGGCAATGTTGTTGAGGGCTTCCTGGGCCACGCGGTAGAGGGCTTCTTTGGCTTCCAGGCTCAGGGCGGGTTCGGGGCATAGACTGGCCTCGAGGCGAAGACCATGACGGGCCCTGGCCGCTGCGACCTGCTTGGACAGGGCTGCGACCAATCCCTCTTGCTTAAGCGACTCCGGGCGCAACTCGAAGATCAGGGCCCGCATCTCGGCGATGGCCCCCTCGGCCAGGTTCAACACGAAATCCAGCGCAGCGGGGGCCTGTTCGGGGTTGCGGGCCAGTTGGGTTTTGGCGGTGCGTACCCCCAGCACAATGCCGTAGATGGCCTGAGAAACCGAATCGTGCAGGTTGCGGGCCAGTTTCTGGCGCTCCTCGAGAGCCGCCTTGCCCTGGGCCTCGGCGTAGAGGCGGGCGTTGCGAATGGCCACGGCGGCCCGCCGGGCCAGCGAGGTAAAAGCCCGCTGCTCCTCGGGGCCCAGGGTGTGGGGAAGCAAGTTATTAATGCTAAAAACCCCAAACACCTCGCCATCGAGGCGTATGGGGATGTGCATGAAGGCCCGAATGCCCTCGGGGTCGGTCACGTGGCGGTCTACGCGTTCATCCTGGTAGGTGTCCTGTACCACCACCGTATCGCCGCTCTGGGCTGCGTAGGCCAGCAGGCCCCGCCCGGCGTACTCGCTCATGACCTGTACGAACTGCGAGGCAAACCCCCGCTGAGCGCGGGTGATGAGGTGCTGGTGGGTTTCATCCCAGATCAGGATGCAGCTTTTGTCGGCCCCCAGCAGATCCACGCACACATCTACCAGCGCCTGCAAGACCTGATCGAGCTCGAGGGAGGCATAGAGCTTTTCGTCGGCCTGGTAGAGGGCCTCGAGACGCTTATTTGCGAGGCGCACCTCCTCCACCATGTCCTGAGCCGTATCCCGCCCGTTCGCGTCCGTAGTGGGCGCCTCGAGACGCTTATTTGCGAGGCGCACCTCCTCCACCATGTCCTGAGCCGTATCCCGCCCGTTCGCGTCCGTAGTGGGCGCCTCGAGACGCTTATTTGCGAGGCGCACCTCCTCCACCATGTCCTGAGCCGTATCCCGCCCGTTCGCGTCCGTAGTGGGCGCCTCGTGGCGGCGCAGGGTCTGGGGTGAGGTGAGGTCGTGGACTATGACCGCTCCGTACAACTGGCCCTCAATCTCCAGATACAAGATGGAGCAGCGTACATACCGCCAGCTTCCGTCCTTTCGTACCAGGGCTATCTCGAAGAAGCCGGGCAGGGCGCTGCGGTTGTGCTGGATGCGCTCAACCACCCGTGTGCGGTAGGGCAGCGCAATCCAGTCCAGGATGTCCACGGCTTGCAGTTCCTCCAGGCTATAGCCCAGCAAGTCCTGGGCTGCCCGGTTGGCGTACACCAGCCTGCGCTCAGCGGAGGCAATCAGAATCGCGTCGCGGGTGGCCTCCAAAAACCCCGCCAGGGTTCGGGGGTCAAGCCTGAGCAGGAAGTCACTCGAGCCCAACCAGCCCCTCCCGAATAGCGAACAAAGCCGCCTGGGTGCGCGAAGACAGCCCCAGTTTGGACAGCAGGTTAGAAACGTGGGTCTTGACGGTCAGCTCGGACAGGTTGAGCTGCTGGGCGATGCGCTTGTTGGATAGCCCATGCGCAATCAAACGCAGGATTTCAGTCTCCCGGGGGGTGAGGGCCTCGCGCATCTCGGCGGTGCGCACTTCCTGGGCCAGCCGCTTCGCGGCCTCGGGGTGCAGCCGCACCTCCCCCCGGCCCGCTGCATGGATAGCTTCCACCAGTTCTTCGGGGTGGGTATCCTTGAGCAAATAACCCGTTGCCCCGGCGTGCATGGCTTCAACCACCAATTGGTCTTCCAATACGCTGGTCAGAGCAATTACCTCTACTTCGGGAAAGCGCGCCTTAATCTCGCGGGTCGCACGAACCCCATCCATCACCGGCATCAGCAAGTCCATCAACACCACGTCGGGGTGCAAAAGGGCCACCTTCTCCAGGGCCTCCTGCCCGTTTTCGGCCTCACCCACCACATAAAGCCCCTCATCGGTGGCCAGAAACATCCGCAACCCCTGGCGCACGACCGCATGGTCGTCTACCAGCAATACCCCCAGGCTTGCCTTTGGGCCGGGATGGCTCATAGTTTTAGGGTACACCGTGGTTGTCAGGCTCACCAGAGAAATATGTTTACTGCGTCAGAAACGAAAATTTCGCTTCTTTAGCGGAAGTCCACTGGCGGGTTGAGGGCTAAAGACCCTTGCCCTGAAACCCCAACCGACGGATAAGATGGCCTTTGTGCAAAACAGTACTCCCAACACCCAAATTCCCATCCTGGGCCCGGCCCGCTTTCAGAGCCCTCTGCAAAACCAGCGGGATGTATTTGTGGAGGACGGTAGCCGGGTGTTGCTGGCTTCCATGCTGGATGAGCTGCAAAATCCACCCGCTACCTTTGAGCTAGCGGGCCCCCGCCGCCAGATTTTTTTCAACCCTACCGAAATTGCCTGCGGAATCGTGACCTGTGGCGGGCTCTGCCCGGGCCTGAACGACGTGATTCGTTCGGTAGTGATGACCCTCAGCTACAGCTATGGGGTGAGGCGCATCTATGGGTTCCGCTATGGCTACGCCGGGCTGGCTGCCAGCCAGGGCATCGAGCCCCTGCTCCTGACCCCCGAGATGGTGCAGGACATCCACGACGACGGCGGCACCCTGCTGGGCTCCTCGAGGGGCCCCCAGGAACCCGCCGATATGATCGAGCGCTTGCAGCAACTGGGGGTACAAGTTCTGTTTGCAGTAGGCGGTGACGGTACCCTGCGCGGGGCCTCGGCCCTGGTTCAGGAGCTACAGAAGCGGAACCTGGCGATTAGCGTGATTGGCATCCCCAAAACCATTGACAACGACATCGAATGGATCGAACGCAGCTTTGGCGTGGCTACCGCGGTCGAGGAGGCCACCAGGGCGCTGGAAGCTGCCCACGCCGAGGCCCGTGGGGCCTACAACGGCATCGGGCTGGTCAAGCTGATGGGCCGCTACAGCGGCTTCATCACCGCCCACGCTACCTTAGCCAACGCCGATGTGAATTTCTGCCTGGTGCCCGAGGTGCCTTTTAGCCTGGCGGGTTTTCTGGCCGCTCTAGAAGAGCGCCTTCTGACCCGCCACCATGCGGTTATCGCCCTGGCCGAAGGCGCCGGCCAGGACTTGATCGAAGGAGAAGTAGCTACAGACGCCTCGGGCAACGTCAAGCTCAAGGACATCGGGCTTTTCCTCAAGGAGGCCATGGCTCGCTATTTCGACCAGAAAGGCCTGGAAGCCACCATCAAATACATTGACCCCAGCTACATCATCCGGAGCGTACCAGCCAACGCAGTGGACTCGGAGTATTGTCTGGCCCTGGGGCAACATGCTGTCCATGCCGGCATGAGCGGGCGCACCGACATGATGGTAGGCTACTGGAACCAGCACTTCACCCATGTGCCTATTTCGATGGCTACGCAAAAACGCAAGCAGATTGACCCTCAGAGCGAACTCTGGCAGCAGGTTTTAGGAGCTACCGGGCAGCCCAGAGGGATGTGACCTGGAAGACGACCTGCCCAACATGGCGGTGAAGGTCTGGAGTCAGGGCCTCGAGGCCAGGTTCAAAACCACCACCCCCACAATAATGAGCCCAATTCCCAGGGCAATCGGAAGGTTCATGGGCTCCTTGAGCACCAGCCAGCCCAATACCGCAATTAGCGCGGTGCCCAGCCCCGACCAGACCGCATAGGCGGTGTTGAGCGGAATGGTTTTGAGCGCCAGGCTCAGAAAGTAGAAGGCGCTGGCATAGCCCACCACTACCACTACAGAGGGCCCAAGCTTACTAAAGCCCTGCGTGGCCTTGAGACCGGTCGAACCGATCACTTCCGACACAATTGCCAGCAGCAGCAATACCCAGCCGTTCACGAAGCCTCCTTGACCTGTGTAGGTTTCCTTTCGTCTGGTGAGACCAGTTTGAGGCCGATAATCGAACCAATCAGCAGCACCAGAAAGACGATGCGGCCCACGGTGGCGGGATCGCCAAAAAAGAGAATCCCCACCAGCACGGTACCAAAGGCCCCAATACCCGTCCAGACAGCGTAGGCAGTGCCCAGGGGGATATGCTTGATAGCCACTACCAACAGCCCAAAGCTGATGGCTGCGCAGACGAAAAAGCCGATGGTGTAGGGCCAGTTGCTAAAGTTTTCCGAAAGCTTGAGGCTGGTAGCGAACCCCACCTCAAAGATTCCAGCGATGACCAGATAGACCCAGGCCACTACGCACCCCCGAATACCCGCAGCCCGATCACCGAAAGAATCAGGTTGGTGAGAAAAAACAGACGCCCCCGGTTCACCGGGTCTTTGAAGAAGAAAATGCCCACCAGCGCTGTGCCGAAAGCGCCTATCCCGGCCCAGACTGCGTAGGCAGTGCCAACCGGGATAGTCAACATAACGTGTGAGAGAATCTCCAGGCTCAAGAACGCAAAAACGCAAAACCC from Meiothermus sp. harbors:
- a CDS encoding multidrug efflux SMR transporter, with translation MAWALLILSGLFEVAFTTLMKLSDGFKKPLPTLGFCVFAFLSLEILSHVMLTIPVGTAYAVWAGIGAFGTALVGIFFFKDPVNRGRLFFLTNLILSVIGLRVFGGA
- a CDS encoding GAF domain-containing protein, with translation MGSSDFLLRLDPRTLAGFLEATRDAILIASAERRLVYANRAAQDLLGYSLEELQAVDILDWIALPYRTRVVERIQHNRSALPGFFEIALVRKDGSWRYVRCSILYLEIEGQLYGAVIVHDLTSPQTLRRHEAPTTDANGRDTAQDMVEEVRLANKRLEAPTTDANGRDTAQDMVEEVRLANKRLEAPTTDANGRDTAQDMVEEVRLANKRLEALYQADEKLYASLELDQVLQALVDVCVDLLGADKSCILIWDETHQHLITRAQRGFASQFVQVMSEYAGRGLLAYAAQSGDTVVVQDTYQDERVDRHVTDPEGIRAFMHIPIRLDGEVFGVFSINNLLPHTLGPEEQRAFTSLARRAAVAIRNARLYAEAQGKAALEERQKLARNLHDSVSQAIYGIVLGVRTAKTQLARNPEQAPAALDFVLNLAEGAIAEMRALIFELRPESLKQEGLVAALSKQVAAARARHGLRLEASLCPEPALSLEAKEALYRVAQEALNNIAKHAKAHKAHLRLQQANGMVQLEICDDGVGFDSQREYSGHLGLVSMRERIERLGGRFEVVSSPGAGTTVRANLPLPGG
- a CDS encoding ATP-dependent 6-phosphofructokinase; the protein is MQNSTPNTQIPILGPARFQSPLQNQRDVFVEDGSRVLLASMLDELQNPPATFELAGPRRQIFFNPTEIACGIVTCGGLCPGLNDVIRSVVMTLSYSYGVRRIYGFRYGYAGLAASQGIEPLLLTPEMVQDIHDDGGTLLGSSRGPQEPADMIERLQQLGVQVLFAVGGDGTLRGASALVQELQKRNLAISVIGIPKTIDNDIEWIERSFGVATAVEEATRALEAAHAEARGAYNGIGLVKLMGRYSGFITAHATLANADVNFCLVPEVPFSLAGFLAALEERLLTRHHAVIALAEGAGQDLIEGEVATDASGNVKLKDIGLFLKEAMARYFDQKGLEATIKYIDPSYIIRSVPANAVDSEYCLALGQHAVHAGMSGRTDMMVGYWNQHFTHVPISMATQKRKQIDPQSELWQQVLGATGQPRGM
- a CDS encoding response regulator transcription factor produces the protein MSHPGPKASLGVLLVDDHAVVRQGLRMFLATDEGLYVVGEAENGQEALEKVALLHPDVVLMDLLMPVMDGVRATREIKARFPEVEVIALTSVLEDQLVVEAMHAGATGYLLKDTHPEELVEAIHAAGRGEVRLHPEAAKRLAQEVRTAEMREALTPRETEILRLIAHGLSNKRIAQQLNLSELTVKTHVSNLLSKLGLSSRTQAALFAIREGLVGLE
- a CDS encoding multidrug efflux SMR transporter produces the protein MAWVYLVIAGIFEVGFATSLKLSENFSNWPYTIGFFVCAAISFGLLVVAIKHIPLGTAYAVWTGIGAFGTVLVGILFFGDPATVGRIVFLVLLIGSIIGLKLVSPDERKPTQVKEAS
- a CDS encoding multidrug efflux SMR transporter, yielding MNGWVLLLLAIVSEVIGSTGLKATQGFSKLGPSVVVVVGYASAFYFLSLALKTIPLNTAYAVWSGLGTALIAVLGWLVLKEPMNLPIALGIGLIIVGVVVLNLASRP